A genome region from Terriglobia bacterium includes the following:
- a CDS encoding aminotransferase class IV — protein sequence MSPEDFRLIETMRVLENGEVFLLDRHLQRLRRSARHFSFKYDADRVGDAIREVSFRRAASLRLLLSKSGEVETSSAPVPAGHAGRLKLSSVRVNSKDPFLYHKTTNREIYEEARRGSAADTDVILLNERDELTETTITNIAVFRGGAWVTPALSCGLLPGVFRAELLARGDIVEGIIHPDDLNSSDPIRCFNALRGMFEVELDANLKRI from the coding sequence GTGTCTCCTGAAGATTTCCGGCTGATCGAGACGATGCGGGTGCTGGAGAACGGCGAGGTGTTTCTGCTCGACCGCCACCTGCAGCGCCTGCGCCGGTCGGCGCGGCATTTCTCGTTCAAGTACGATGCGGACAGGGTGGGCGACGCGATCCGTGAGGTGTCTTTCCGTCGAGCTGCGTCCCTGCGACTGCTGCTGTCGAAGAGTGGGGAAGTGGAGACTTCGTCCGCGCCCGTCCCCGCCGGTCACGCCGGACGATTGAAGCTTTCGAGCGTGCGGGTCAACTCGAAAGATCCGTTTCTCTACCACAAGACAACGAATCGCGAAATTTACGAAGAGGCCCGGCGCGGCTCCGCTGCGGATACCGACGTCATTCTTCTCAACGAGCGCGATGAGCTTACCGAGACCACGATTACGAATATCGCGGTTTTCCGTGGAGGGGCATGGGTCACGCCGGCGCTGTCCTGCGGCCTGCTCCCCGGCGTATTCCGCGCCGAACTTCTGGCGCGCGGCGACATCGTTGAAGGAATCATCCATCCGGACGATTTGAATTCCAGCGATCCCATCCGCTGCTTCAACGCGCTGCGGGGAATGTTTGAAGTTGAGTTGGATGCGAACTTAAAGCGCATTTAG
- a CDS encoding methionine synthase (catalyzes the formation of methionine from methylcobalamin and homocysteine): MSLPIIPTTVVGSYSMPGWLERLKTEYFARRISRQELDEIHDVAVKAAIKDQEVCGLDIVTDGELRRDNMIDYFAERLPGVQTDNTSKKFYYDFYDSVVRGKLPVASLRLSDDFKFLSAFTDRSTKFCVTGPHSLVKRIKDEYYKNEEAFATDLARVMNMELKELVRAGARQIQIDEPYYSGFPEDLQWGVKVLNTLVEGVDAKIALHVCYGNRYGKPSWAGNYRYLFPTILEANIQQLTLEFARRGGEDLELFKEFPNKLELGVGVIDVKTHEVETPEIVAERVRKALKFVPAERIFALPDCGCLHLPQEVAFAKLRAMVQGTKIVRKELGVS; this comes from the coding sequence ATGAGTCTACCGATAATACCCACAACGGTTGTCGGGAGTTATTCCATGCCGGGCTGGCTGGAGCGGCTCAAAACCGAATACTTTGCGCGGCGCATCAGCCGTCAGGAACTCGACGAGATCCATGACGTCGCCGTCAAAGCTGCCATCAAGGATCAGGAAGTCTGTGGCCTCGACATCGTCACCGACGGCGAGCTGCGCCGCGACAACATGATCGACTATTTCGCCGAACGGCTGCCCGGGGTTCAGACCGATAACACCTCGAAGAAGTTTTACTATGACTTCTATGACAGCGTCGTGCGCGGCAAACTGCCGGTGGCGTCACTGCGGCTCTCGGACGATTTCAAATTCCTGTCCGCCTTCACCGATCGCTCGACGAAGTTCTGCGTCACCGGGCCGCACTCGCTCGTGAAGCGCATTAAAGACGAGTACTACAAGAACGAAGAAGCGTTCGCGACCGACCTCGCCCGTGTCATGAACATGGAGTTGAAGGAACTGGTGCGCGCGGGCGCGCGCCAGATCCAGATCGATGAGCCGTATTACTCCGGATTTCCGGAAGACCTCCAGTGGGGAGTGAAGGTTCTCAACACGCTGGTCGAGGGGGTCGACGCGAAAATCGCGCTGCACGTCTGTTACGGCAACCGCTATGGCAAGCCGTCGTGGGCGGGGAACTATCGCTATCTTTTCCCAACAATTCTTGAAGCCAACATCCAGCAATTGACCCTCGAATTCGCCCGCCGCGGCGGAGAAGACCTGGAGCTGTTCAAAGAGTTCCCGAACAAACTCGAGCTCGGCGTCGGCGTCATCGACGTCAAGACGCACGAGGTTGAAACGCCGGAGATCGTGGCCGAACGGGTTCGCAAAGCGCTGAAGTTCGTGCCGGCCGAGCGTATCTTCGCGCTGCCGGATTGCGGTTGTCTGCACCTTCCGCAGGAAGTCGCATTCGCCAAGTTGCGCGCGATGGTGCAGGGAACCAAGATCGTTCGTAAAGAACTGGGTGTCTCCTGA